The genomic region tccattttgaacactttcacgaatggagttgaagcgacgcttgatatgcctggtcttcctatgaaacctgggctccttggcaagggcaatagctccagtgttgtcacagaagagagtcatcgggcccgacacattgggtatgactcctaggtcggtaatgaactccttcacccagactgcttcttgtgctgcctccgaggctgccatgtactccgctacacatgtagatcccgccacaacgcttttcttgcaactgcaccagcttactgccccaccattcaaaatatacacgtatccggtttgtgacttagagtcatccagatctgtgtcgaagctagcatcgacgtaaccctttacgatgagctctttgtcacctccataaacgagaaacatttccttagtccttttcaggtacttcaggatattcttgaccgctgtctagtgttccatgtcgggattactttggtaccttcctaccaaacttacgacaaggtttccatcaggtctggtacacagcatagcatacatgatagaccctatggctgaggcataggggacgacactcatcttttctctatcttctgccatggtcgggcattgagccgtgctcaatctcgtaccttgcaatacaggcaagaaccccttctttgactgatccattttgaacttcttcaatatcttgtcaaggtacgtactttgtgaaagaccaatgaggcgtctcgatctatctctacagatcttgatgcctaatatataagcagcttctccaaggtccttcattgaaaaacacttgttcaagtaggcctttatgctttccaagaattctatatcatttcccatcaatagtatgtcatccacatacaatatgagaaatgctacagagctcccactcactttcttgtaaatgcaggcttctccataagtctgcataaacccaaatgctttgatcatctcatcaaaacgaatgttccaactccgagatgcttgcacaagcccataaatcgagcgttgcagcttgcacaccttgtcagcattcttaggatcgacaaaaccttccggctgcatcatatacaattcttccttaaggaaaccattaaggaatgccgttttgacgtccatttgccatatctcataatcatagaatgcggcaattgctaacatgattcagacggacttcagctttgctacgggtgagaaagtctcatcgtagtcaaccccttgaacttgtcgataacccttagcgacaagccgagctttatagatggtcacattaccatccgcgtctgtcttcttcttaaagatctatttattttctatggctcgccgatcatcgggcaagtcggtcaaagtccacacttcgttttcatacatggatcctatctcggatttcatggcttccagccatttgtcggaatccgggcccgccatcgcttcttcatagttcgaaggttcaccgttgtctaaccacatgatttccaagacagggttgccgtaccactctggtgcggaacgtgtcctcgtggacctacgaagttcagtagtaacttgatctgaagtttcatgatcatcatcattaacttcctctctagtcggtgcaggcacctcaggaacattttcttgagctgcgccattttaccggttcaagaggtaatacttcatcaagttctactttcctcccacttatttctttccaGAGAAActatttctctagaaaggacccattcttggcaacaaagatcttgccttcggatctgaggtagaaggtatacccaacaatttctttagggtatcctatgaagacgcatttttctgacttgggttcgagcttttcaggttgaagtttcttgacataagcatcgcatccccaaacttttagaaatgatagcttaggtttgtttccaaaccataattcatacggtgttgtctcaacggattttgacggagccctatttaaagtgaatgcggcagtctctaaagcatagccccaaaatgacagcggtaaatcagtaagagacatcatagatcacaccatatctaatagagtgcgattacgatgttcggacacaccattacgctgaggtgttccaggcggcgtgagttgtgaaactattccacattttcttaagtgtgtgccaaattcgtgactcaagtattctcccccatgatctgatcgcaagaacttgattttcctgtcacgttgattctcaacctcactctgaaactccttgaacttttcaaaggtctcagacttgtgtttcattaactagacatacccatatctactcaagtcatcggtgagggtgagaacataacgatagccaccgcgagcctcaacactcattggaccgcacacatcagtatgtatgatttccaataagttggttgctcgctccattgttcctgagaacggagtcttggtcattttacccattgggcatggttcgcatgtgtcaaatgattcgtaatcaagagactctaaaagtccatctgcatggagcttcttcatgcgtttgacacctatgtgaccaaggcggcagtgccacaagtatgtgggactatcattatcaaccttacatcttttggtattcacactatgaatatgtgtagcattacgcttgagattcattaagaataaaccattcaccatcggagcatgaccataaaacatatctctcatataaatagaacaaccattattcttggatttaaatgagtagccatctcaaattaaacgagatcctgatacaatgttcatgctcaaagctggcactaaataacaattattgaggtttaaaactaatcccgtaggtaaatgtagaggtagcatgccgacggcgatcacatcgaccttagaaccattcccgacgcgcatcatcacctcgtccttcgccagtctccgcttatttcgcagctcctgctttgagttacaaatgtgagcaaccgcaccggtatcaaatacccaggagctactacgagtactggtaaggtacacatcaattacatgtatatcacatatacctttcgtgttgccggccttcttgtccgctaagtatttggggcagttccgcttccagtgaccacttcccttgcaataaaaacactcagtctcgggcttgggtccattctttggcttcttcctggcagcttgcttaccgggcgcggcaactcccttgccgtccttcttgaagttctttttatccttgcctttcttgaacttagtggttttattcaccatcaacacttgatgttcctttttgatttccacctctgctgatttcagcattgaatatacctcaggaatggtcttttccatcccctgcatattgaagttcatcacaaagctcttgtagcttggtggaagcgactgaaggattctgtcaatgaacgcgtcatccgggagattaactcccagctgagacaaatggttatgcaacccagacattttgagtatgtgctcactgacagaactattttcctccatcttacagctaaagaacttgtcggagacttcatatctctcgacccgggcatgagcttgaaaaaccattttcagctcttcgaacatctcatatgctccgtgtctctcaaaacgcttttggagccccggttctaagctgtaaagcatgccgcactgaacgagggagtaatcatcagcacgtgactgccaagcgttcataacgtcttggttctgtgggacgggtgcgtcacctagcggtgcttctaggacataatctttcttggcagctatgaggatgatcctcaggttccggacccagtccgtatagttgctgccatcgtctttcagcttggttttctctaggaacacgttgaagttgaggacaacgtgggccatttgatctacaagacatattgtaaagattttggactaagttcatgataattaagttcatctaatcaaattattcaatgaactcccactcagatagacatccctccagtcatctaagtataacatgatccgagttaactaggccatgtccaatcatcacgtgagacggactagccaacatcggtgaacatcttcatgttgattgtatcttctatacgactcatgctcgacctttcggtcttccatgttccgaggccatgtctatacatgctaggctcgtcaagtcaacctaagtgtattgcgtgtgtaaatctggcttacacccgttgtattcgaacgttagaatatatcacacccgatcatcacgtggtgcttcaaaacaacgaaccttcgcaacggtgcacagttagggggaacactttcttgaaattattacgagggatcatcttatttaagctaccgtcgttctaagcaaataagatgtaaaacatgataaacatcacatgcaatcaaatagtgacatgatatggccaatatcatttgctccttttaatctccatcttgggggctccatgatcatcgttgtaaccggcatgacaccatgatctccatcatcatgatctccatcatcgtgtcttcttgaagttgtctcatcatctattacttctactactatggctaacgctttagcaataaagtaaagtaattacatgacgtttatgttgacacgcaggtcataaataaataaagacaactcctatggctcctgccgattgtcatactcatcgacatgcaagtcgtgattcctattacaagaacatgatcatctcatacatcacatatatcattcatcacatcctttggccatatcacatcacaaaaacacttgctgcaaaaacaagttagatgtcctctaattgttgttgcaagtttttacatggctgctataggtttctagcaagaacgtttcttacctacgccaaaaccacaacgtgaattgccaatttctatttacccttcataaggaccctgttcatcgaatccaatccgactagagtgggagagacagacacccaccagccaccttatgcaactagtgcatgttagtcggtggaaccggtctcacgtaagcgtacgtgtaaggttggtccgggccgcttcatcccacaatgccaccgcatcaagataagactagtaacggcaagataattgacaatatcgacgcccacaactgctttgtgttctactcgtgcatagtaactacgcatagacctagctcatgatgccactgttggggaacgtagcagaattttaaaattttctatgcatcaccaagatcaatatgtgGAGTCATCTaacaacgagggagagaggagtgcatctacatacccttgtagatcacgagtggaagcgttcaagagaacggggttgatggagtcgtactcgtcgtgatccaaatcaccgaagatcctagcgccgaacggacagcacctccacgttgaacacacgtacggagcgaggacgtctcccacgccttgatccagcaaggaggaggaagaggttgaggaagagggctccaacagcagcacgacggcgtggtggtggtgaagctgcagtactccggcagggcttcgccaagctcttatggaggaggagaggtgttggggaggggaggggctgcaccttggatgttgtatgcagccctccccttgcccctctatttataggggaaggaggaagggggccggccccctctagatgagatctagaggggggggggcggcggccaaggggagggggcttgccccccaagcaagggggcgcctcctttagggttccccccccccccaaccctaggcacatgggcccaaggggggatgcggccAGCCCATGTAGGCTGGTTCCCCTTTCCTCTACAgaccattaggccctccgagagaggtggcccctcccggtggacccccggaacccctccggtggccccggtacaataccgatatgcccccgaacctttccggtgaccgtatgacaacttcctacatataaatcttcacctccggaccattccggaactcctcgtgacgtacgggatctcatccgggactccgaacaacattcggtaatcacatacaagtcttcctaacaaccctagcgtcaccgaaccttaagtgtgtagaccctacgggttcgggagacatgcagacatgaccgagacgactctctggtcaataaccaacaacgggatctggatacccatgttggctcccacatgatcctcgatgatctcatcggatgaaccacgatgtcgaggattcaatcaatccgtatacaattccctttgtcaatcggtacgttacttgcccgagactcgatcgtcggtatcccaataccttgttcaatctcgttactggcaagtcactttactcgtaccgtaatgcatgatcccatgatcaaccacttgatcacattgagctcattatgatgatgcattaccgagtgggcccagagatacctctccgtcatacggagtgacaaatcccagtctcgattcgtgccaacctaacagacactttcggagatacctgtaatgtacctttatagtcacccggttacgttgtgacgtttggcacacccaaggcactcctacggtgtccgggagttgcacaatctcacggtctaaggaaatgatacttgacattcagaaaagctacagcaaacgaactacacgatctttgagctatgcttaggattgggtcttgtccatcacatcattctcctaatgatgtgatcccgttatcaatgacatccaatgtccatagtcaggaaaccatgactatcttttgatcaacgagctagtcaactagaggctcgctagggacgtgttgtggtctatgtattcacacatgtattacgatttccggataacacaattatagcatgaacaatagatatttatcatgaataaagaaatataataataaccattttattattgcctctagggcatatttccaacaggttccacatgagcaaagataccggtgccatttttaccactagaagaaggagccttttcactactagcttcccccttatcggagatagcatccgtcaccttgtcggtgggatcacCCATTTTCAATGGTGTgttggatagtttaagccccttaaggaatttagtaaacatgctttcaacctcggtcgtcatggaggttttcaatgtctccaaggccacattgaactcctcatgagAGACCAAGGTCCCCCCATCGACCGTAGACGAGGTCGGATTCGCACCGCGGTGTTCCTCCACActgtctacggtatcaaccatactcttcagacggtaaagtccttaataaagagacgaggctctgataccaattgaaaggatcgatatggttgacagaagggggggtgaatatgcaactaacaatttttagcttttctttaacaatttaaactttgcatcaaagtaggttgtctagatatgcaactaggtgagcaacctatatgatgcaacaaggataggaacacaagcaagcaagtgatatgaaacaaataagcttgcacaagtaaaggcacgagataaccaagagtggagacggtggagacgaggatgtgttgccgaagttccttccctttgagaggaagtacgtctccattggagcggtgtggaggcacaatgctccccaagaagccactagggccaccgtattctcgtcacgccctcacacaatgcgagatgccgtgattccactattggtgcccttggaggcagcgaccgaacctttacacacaaggttggggcaatctccacaactcaattggaggctcccaacgacaccacgaagcttcaccacaatggactatggcttcgcggtgacctcaaccatctaggatgctcaaacacccaagagtaataagatctgcaagggattagtggggggaatcaaatttctcttggtgaaagtgtggatcgaggccttctcaaccactcacgaacaaatcaacaagtttgattggctagggagtgagatcgggtgaaaatggagcttagagcaataatggagcttagggttggaagagatgagtcaatggggaagaaggggaccccttatatagtgtaggACAAAGATCCAActgttacccaccaaccagcccgcggccagcggtactaccgcagggccgcgcggtactaccgcttgctacCAAGCGGTACTACCTCACAGCCATGTGGTACTATCGTACTGGCCCgcggtactgccgcaaccccagcaaCAGCAAGGTCAGATCTGACACGCAGGAGCTGAGGGCGGTACTTCCGCAAGCGCGGTACTACCACGCCTCcatgcggtactactgcaaggcagAAATCCCCTAGCCAGGGGGGAGGAAacatctgtgcctacttccgcaaagaaacggaagaAGCAAAATCCCGACATAGTAGTACTAccaaggggcggtactactgcctaacagcatagcgcggtactaccgcggagcgaaagcggtactaccgcagtaggtgcggatgtaaaaaattacatccaccctactaccgcgaaggagcggtactaccatgggcacctgcggtactatcGCGCcaccgcacggtactaccgctgatgcctacggtactaccgctttcctgggagcagtactaccgcaacccaACCCAGCAGCTAGAACCAGGGAGGCAAGAaagcggaggaagctccaagggaaaaaaggaggggacaagaaggagacgtgtacgtgatgattccacccaaacctttccaatgcagaccccctcttaatagtacggctttcctacgactcaaatccaccaaaaagaaacgtagaaaagacaccGTCTTCAAcaatcttcgaggggcacccaaccgtcttgtgcctagcgatgaaatgtcTGGGATACTCGAGGCACACCATTAGTCCACAaacgcgttgtcatcaatcaccaaaacaccttagggataaatatgctctTACATAAGTATTGCCCACCAATCTCCTAGCTATGCTCAATAGCATCTGTATTTTCTCAAACTGTACTAGTAATATAAGTCATCGATTCTATTTTTAAGTTTTTCTTTTCATTGTATGTATTATTGATTATTTCATTTTTCTCCTATAGAAACCGCTTTACTTGGCCTATTCCCCGCATATATCAGAGCTTCCAACATATAGTAAGCAGGGCTTCTGTTACAGCAGCGAGCACGTCAACTGATGCTTGTAAGCACGGCTTCTATTAGAAGCGGGCGGGGACTGATGATCTTAATCTAATTGAAATCTAGACATATGGCAGCACGAACATGGACAAAAAAACCGACCTGAGGCCAAATAGGAATCAGACGTGTGTTTGTTAGGCACTCCGTATTGATATCATCATCAACGACTTTGCATCTAGAAAGTTAgaacaaaaagttgaagctaaTATATAAGGGGCCATGATTCTTGTTTCGCCCCAACCCCCCGAAATCTCAAGACCGGCCCTGAGCAAAACCAAATTTATTCTTCCTTATAGTCGGATAGGGGATCAGTTAGACTTGGCGTTTGAGAGGTTAagctttatttttcatttttcaaaTTGGTGGGTTATTTTATTTAATTAGTATTTTTATAGCTTATTTTATCGATTTGTATTTCAACCTTTTTTAGTTTCAGTCTATAATCATGAGTGTCCTACTAAATTATTTATTACATAGTTCCCTTTATTTTCATTATTCAACAAGCATCTCCTGTATTTTCTTAGTATTTCATTATTGTCAATGTGTACCTGCCAATTGTTATATGTGGTTATGGTTTAGGAGTTCTTTTTTAATCAATAGTTCTTAGTTATTTTCAAGGTTTAGTTAGCAGTTTTCAGTTTTTTCAGGGTTCAGTGTATGGTTTTCAGTGTTATATATTCATTTTGTGTTCTGTCTCTAGTTTTTAGTCTTGCATGGTTAGTTTGAGTGACGTCAGTGTTTCATCAATCATCGGTTTTGATATTTTGGTTTAATTCTTAGCATGAGTTTTCAGATTTTCAGTTTAGTACAAGTCATCATTAGGTTTTAGTCTTTAAAGAGGGAGTGACATCATTTGTTTAGTGTCCATAGGTTTTCTGTCATGTTTCAGTTTTCAATCGTGTAGTTATTTCTGTAAGTACTTTGAGAGCTAGGTGTCATTTTTCTGTTTTGTCAGTTAGTTTCATTCTTCATTAGTTTCTTCATTTCTTAGTCTCAGTTATCAGTTTTTAGTCTTCAAAGTTAGTTATCACTACCCTTCTAAGGATCAATATATTTCAGTTACTAGTCTTCATTAACCCTAAGGATCGACATTCGTGTGCTTATGTTGCTATCAGTTCTTAGTTTTTTGAGGGTGACGATGTGCTTTTTCTAAAGTATAAGTCATTCGCCGTGCACAATTTTTATTTTGTTATAGTTGTTGTGTTTGCTTCAATCTACTGGTACCTTTTTATGAACCATCTATCGTCAGTATCTTTTTCTTCAGTTAGCTTTCATGTATGTATTGCCAATCAATCGCCTGGTTATGCTCAATAGCATATGTATTTTCTCAATCTGTACTAGTATCATAAGTCATTGATTCTATTTTTCAAAGTTTTGCTTTTCATTGTATGTATTATCGATTATTTCATTTTCTCCTCTACACACCGCTTTACTTGACCTATTCCTCGCATGCATTAGAGCTCCCAACATATAGTAAGCAAGAGTTCTGTTATAGCAGCGGGCGTGTTAGCTGATGCTTGTAAGCACGGGTTCTATTAGCAACGGGCGGGGACTGATGATTTTAGACTAATTGAAATCTAGACATGTGGCAGCACGATAATGGACAAAAAAAATGACCTGAGCCCAAATAGAAATCAGACGTCTGTTTGTTAGGCACTTCCTATTGATATCATCATCAATGACTTTGCATCTAGAAAGTTAGAACAAAAAATTGAAGGTCATATATAAGGTGCCCTAGTTCTTGTTTCGCCCCGGGCCCCGAAATCTCAGGACAGGCCCTGAGCAAAACCAAATTTATTCTTTCTTATAGCCGGATAGGGGATCAGTTAGAGTTGGCGTTTGGGAGGTTAACTGTAGACGCATCCAACTACATCTATAATCTAACTCTGATAGGGAGAATCCATTCAGGATTTGAATCACAAGTACGAGTATTAAACAGGTTACTGAAGATCAAATTTAGCTTTTATGTATTCCCTCTGTCTCATCATacaagagtgtttttgacactacactgatACTAGTTGTTATAAATCTGACGGGCAGAATGCATCACCCATTTCTAGAAATCTGTCATTCGGGATTCAAATCACAAGTACGAGTATTCAACATGTTACTGAAGATCAATTTTGACTCTTATATAGCTGTTGGCATGTACTTTCTTACGTCTCAAAATGTAGGACTTTTTTAACATTTGTagagtgtcaaaaaacatcttaaattgttatgagacggagggagtacttttgacCGTACGTAGGCGCATCCATCTATGTCTACAAATTTGACCAGCAGAATCCAAGCTCACAAGTATGAATATTCAGCTAGCTATTGAAGCATTTGGACGACCGCTAAATAGTACTCTACTGTAGTACCGCATACAGTGTTGACTCACTACTGAGTAGTCAACTCCGTGGACTTGGCATGCCCATGGCCGTCTTCCTTCTCCACGCCATCGCCACCACCGAAGAGCTTCTCGGTGTCCTCCAGGCCCCGGCCCCTCGTCTCCGGCAGGAAGCAGTACATGAACACCCACCCGGCGGCAGCTATGCTGGCGTAGAGGTAGAAGTTCCCGGCGAGCGTGATCTTGTGGGAGAGCGAGTAGAAGGACATGGTGATGGCTCCGCTCATGATCCGGTTCATCGCCGTGCCGAGCGCGCACCCCTGCGCGCGCAGCCGCAGCGGGAAGATCTCCGAGCTGTACACCCACGCGATGGGCCCCATCCCGATCGAGAACGACGCCACGAACGTCAGCACCGACGCGATGCTCACCCCCGACAGCGCCGTCGCCCCGTCCGCCGGTGAGGCCCGCTGGGCGATCACGTGCAGCGTCGACGCCAGCGTCACGAGCGACACCAACATCCCGCCGGCGCTGGTGAGGAGCAGCGGCCTCCGCCCGACGCGGTCGAGGAGGAACGTGGCCACGAGGATGAAGAGCGTCTTGGTCGCGCCCACCGAGATGGTGGCTCCGAGCGTGTTGGCGTCGGACTTGATGCCGGCCTTCTCGAACACCCGTGGGCTGTACAGCACCACGGAGTCGATGCCGGAGGCTTGCTGGAAGAACTGGAGACCGAGGCAGGCGATCAGGATGCGGCGCACCGGCGGCGTCGGGTGGAGCAGCAGGTCCCTCAGGACGCCCTCGCCGTGGGTGCCCTTGTTCTTGCGAACGATGGCGAGCAACTCGTCGTTATTGTCGTCGGCGATCCCCTCGGGGATGCCGACGGCGCTCTTGATGTCGGCGAGCCGCTCCACGGCCTCCTCAGGGGAGTCGGAGGTCTTCTCGAGCACGCGGCGCGCGTCCCCGATGCGGCCCTGCATGACGAGCCACCGCGGCGACTCCGGCATGGAGAGCACGCCAACAGCGAGGAAGACCGGCGGCACGGGGCCGGCGAGGAACATGGCGCGCCAGCTGAGGTGCACGGGCAGGCCGTGGAAGGCGTAGTTGGAGATGTAGCCGAGGAGCACCCCGGTGTTTATGAACACCTCCGGGAAGGACGTGAGCAGGCCGCGGGCGGAGGTGGGGGCGACCTCGGCCGTGTACACCGGCGCGATCATGAGCGCGtagccgacgccgacgccggcgacgaagcggcCGAGCATGAGGACCGCGTAGCCCGGGGCGAGGCCCATGATGAGCGCGCCCGCGAAGAAGATGACCGACGCGAGGACCATGGTGTAGCGCCGGCCGATCCAGTCGGACGTGCGGCCCGCCGCGAGCGAGCCGACGAGCGAGAAGATGTTGATGATGCCGGCGAGGACCTCGATCTGCGTGTCCGTGATGTGCAGGTCCCTCTTCATGAATATCTGCGCGCCGCTCATCACCGAGACATCTGCTCCATCGCGCCGCGCGCGCACGCACAAACACAAGAATGTTAATGGCTGCACATACGCGCGTATCACAGGGTACGTGGCTGGTGAGAGGTGCACGAACCATAGCCGAGGAGGATGGAGTTCATGGAGGCGAGAATGGCGCAGGCGAGGGCGTACTTGTTGAGGGGCGCGCGTTTCGCCGGTGCCTCGCCGGCGGGGATGTCGGCGAGCACATCCTTCGACATGGTGAAACGGGGGAGGAAGTTTGTGTGTGAACTGTGAAGTGGCTCTCGGCACACTCGACGTGTCCTGCTCCTGCCCGAGCCCGCACTGCTGCCTTCGCACGCTCTAAATACTGGTCTTCCTCATCAGATTAATACAGCGCCCAGCGAGGACCCGGGGCGTTGCTATCATGTGAGAAAAATGGCGCGCGAATCTGCGAGATGATCAGCGCCCCGTTTTCATGTGGAGCCAGACGACTCAAGCGAACACTGACATGAGCTGCGGCCTGCATGCATTCATGCATggctctcaaatggagaagtgccTTTGATTTCTCCATGTATGTATCGCTGAATAAAGTGTGAATTTGTGTTCTATCGTGATTGGAGTTTGAAAAACGTAGATTTGGTGTGTTGTAGTAATAGCCAATTTGTGTCGTTTTCAGTAGAAGAAGATGCTAGTCTACGTTGGGATTGTCCGGGTTAATATATGTTCCACCGGACTGCAATTTCCCACCGATAGCGTCCAGATGACAACAAAACGCTACTCCTTTGTTTCTCTACACCCGCAAGAAGTTCAGAGCTAAGCACTTCTTTTTAGAACAGAGCAGGCACATTTGTTCGTGTTGTATACCCCCTCCGTCCCAAGAGCTGATTTAGACAGCTTTATACTAAATCAACTACGCTTATTTTGgatggatggagtatatgagtatgaCGTGTAACATACTGGTAAACCGGCCAACAAATTGCTTTATTTGGCTAA from Triticum aestivum cultivar Chinese Spring chromosome 4A, IWGSC CS RefSeq v2.1, whole genome shotgun sequence harbors:
- the LOC123084947 gene encoding polyol transporter 5, with translation MSKDVLADIPAGEAPAKRAPLNKYALACAILASMNSILLGYDVSVMSGAQIFMKRDLHITDTQIEVLAGIINIFSLVGSLAAGRTSDWIGRRYTMVLASVIFFAGALIMGLAPGYAVLMLGRFVAGVGVGYALMIAPVYTAEVAPTSARGLLTSFPEVFINTGVLLGYISNYAFHGLPVHLSWRAMFLAGPVPPVFLAVGVLSMPESPRWLVMQGRIGDARRVLEKTSDSPEEAVERLADIKSAVGIPEGIADDNNDELLAIVRKNKGTHGEGVLRDLLLHPTPPVRRILIACLGLQFFQQASGIDSVVLYSPRVFEKAGIKSDANTLGATISVGATKTLFILVATFLLDRVGRRPLLLTSAGGMLVSLVTLASTLHVIAQRASPADGATALSGVSIASVLTFVASFSIGMGPIAWVYSSEIFPLRLRAQGCALGTAMNRIMSGAITMSFYSLSHKITLAGNFYLYASIAAAGWVFMYCFLPETRGRGLEDTEKLFGGGDGVEKEDGHGHAKSTELTTQ